Part of the Candidatus Dormiibacterota bacterium genome, CCCGCCTCGAGGCGCTGACAAGCGTCCAGTCGGGCGATTTCGGGTCGGCTCATCGTCAGAAGCTCCATCAGGGGAACTCCGACGGCCAACCCGGACATCTCTACTTGGGGGAAAACCGGACATTTCTATTTGGGGCCTACACGGCGACCCAAGGCGCTTGCGTGAAGCTTGGCGCCTGTGCTATGGTGACCATCGTGCCTTTTACCGCCTAGGGAGTAGAATCGTTGCCGAATATCAAGGCCGCTGAGAAATGGGTGCGGCAGTCCGAGAAGCGCACCACGCGTAACAAAGACGTGAAGACCCGCCTGAAGACCTTCTTCAAGAAGGCCGTTTCAACGCAGGATGCCGAGATCGCGCTCTCCGTCGAGAGCCAGCTCGATAAGGCAGCCAAGAGCGGCATCATTCATCCCAATAAAGCGGCTCGTAAGAAATCGCGCCTTGCGGCAGCGATGAAGCGCGCGGCGAGCGCGCCCGAGAAGACGATGAAAGCCAAGAGCCCGTCGAAGGCCAAGAACACGAAAAAGAGCGGCAAGAAGTAGCGCTCGCGCCACCGTTTTTGAAGAGAGCCCCGATGGCGTGGTGCAATCGGGGCTCTTTTTCCATTCGTACGGTATAATGCGCGTATGATTGACGAGCCGACATCGCAGCCCGGAATCGCCGCAATCGCCGACGACCCCAAAGCGGTGTTCATCGCGACGATGGCGCGGGAGTTGCATCTCGCCGGTATCGCTACCGACGCGCTTGAATCGACGCTGATGAATATCGCGGCATCGATCGATCTCCCGGTGCAAATCTTCGCGCTGCCGACGAATATCACGATCGCGGTCGGCCCGCGTTGGAATCAAAAGGTCGTGATGATGCGCCTGGAGCCTTCGAGCGTCAATCTACGGAAGATCTCGCTGCTCAATCTCATCTACGACGATCTGCGCCTCGGAAAAATCGATTACCGCCAAGCCAGCCGTCTGCTCGGCGAAATCGACACGCGATGGCCCGGCATCTCGCCGCTTTGGGAGATTCCCGCGCTGGCGCTCGTGGCGATCGGCGTCGCGATTCTGCTGGGCGGGGGCGTATCGGAGCTCTTCGTGGCTGGGTTGATCGGCCTGGTCACGGGGATCATTAGCGCGTTCGCAAAAAACAACGCGGTTATCGCGCGACTTTTCGAAGTAATCGCCGCCTTCGCGGGTACGCTGATCGTCGGGCTCACGTCCCATTTTATCGGGCCGACCAACGTGTACATCGCGATCGTCGCCGGCGTGGTCGTGCTGTTACCGGGCTACTCGCTCACGTTGGCGTTACACGAACTGGCGAACGGCGATTTGGTCGCCGGCGTCGCGCGTTTGGGCAAGGTGCTCTCGACGCTGCTCGCCCTCGGTTGCGGAGCGCTTCTCGGCTTCGCGATTCTGGGGCCGCACCTCTTACAATCCGGCGACATCCACACGCATCCGGTTCCGAGCCGCTTCTGGATTCTGGCCGCCGTCCTGATGTCGGTCGGGCTTTCGATCGATCTCGACGCGCGCTTACGCGATTTTGTGTGGGTCTTCGCGGCGAGCTTCATGGCGCTGCTCACTTCGCATTTGCTCGCCGACACCGCCGTACATCAGATCTCTGCGTTTGCCTCCGCGTTCATTTGCGGCCTGGTTGCCAATCTCGGCGCGCGCTTCTTGCGCATACCGCAATCGGTCATGCTCGTGCCCGCGCTGCTCGTGCTGGTCCCGGGGAGCCTGAGTTACAAGAGCGTGTTGTTCGCGTTCCAGCAGAATATCGACGCAGCCTTGATTCTCGGAGCAAACGCTGCGGTCGCCGCGGTGCAACTCGTCGCAGGCCTGCTGCTCTCGCAGTTAGTCTTCCCCAGCTCTCCCCTGCGTCTCCAGGGCAAATCCGGCCTCTCGCGCTAAGGCTCGACATTGATGGCGATGCGGGCTCTGCGTTCGCGGCGGGCGAACGGGAGAACGTGCTCGCGCAGCGCGCGGCGGGTCTTCGCCGGCTCCGCGGTTTTGAGCGCGATGCGAAAGCGCCATTCGTTATTGAGCCGGGCGATCGCGTAGGGCGCGGGGCCCAGCACCTCGCCCGCGACCCGCTCGGCGAGCAGCGACGCAAGTTCCGTGGCCACTTGCCACGCGTCCGTGCGGCTGCGCCCGATGATGCCGAGATAGACGAGTCGTTTCGCAGGCGGATACCCGAGCAGGCGCCGTTCCCGCAGTTCGCGCGCAGCGAACGTATCGTAGTCGTGTTGCGCGGCAAGCACGATGGCGGGATGATTCGGGGCGTACGTCTGCACGATCGCTTCGCCCGGCGCAGAGCGGCCGCTTCTTCCGCAGACTTGCGCGATCAGCCCGAACGTGCGCTCGGAAGCGCGAAAATCGGCGATGTGCAAGCCCGTATCCGCCGCGACCACGCCTACGAGCGTGACGGTTGGGAAATCCAAGCCCTTAGCCACCATCTGCGTACCGACCAGCACGTCGCCGCTCGCTTCGAATTCCGAGAGAATGCGCGCGTGGTCGCCGACGCGCGTAGTGGTATCCGAGTCCATGCGCAACACGTGCGCGTGCGGAAAGAGACGCGCGATTTCTTCCGCCACGCGTTCGGTACCGATGCCGAATTCCTTGATCGTCGGAAGGCCGCACGCGGGGCACATCTGCGGGAAGGCCGTTTGAAAATCGCAGTAATGGCAGCGCAGCAGCGATTCGGAGCGGTGCGCGGTAAGCGAGACGCTGCAGCGCGGACATTCCGGAACCTTGCCGCAGCTTCGGCAGAGCACGAAACTCGCGCTGCCGCGGCGGTTCACAAAGAGAACGCTCTTCTGCTTCCGTTCGATCCGATCGGCGAGCGCTTGCACCAGCGGGCCGCTAAAGACGCGCCGGTTCCCCGCCTCAAATTCCGCGCCGAGATCGACGATGCGGACGGCCGGCATCGCTTGTGCGGTCGCGCGCTCGCGCAGCACGATCAGCTCGATCCGCCCGGCCGTTGCCGCGGCGTAACTTTCGAGCGACGGCGTTGCGCTGCCCAGTAACAGGATGCCGCCTTCGCGACGCATCCGCTCGCGCGCCACGGCGACCGCATGGTAGCGCGGCGAGGTGTCTTGCTTGTACGAGGTTTCGTGCGATTCGTCGACCACGAGCAGACGCACGTCGCGTAACGGCGCGAAGACCGCGCTACGGGCGCCCACCACCACGTCGATCTCGCCGCGCATGCAGGCTTGCCACGCTTCGAAACGCTCGCGCTCCGAAAGCGCCGAATGCAGCACGGCGACGCGCTCTCCGAATGCCACTTCAAACCGGCGAGCCGTCTGCGGCGTCAGCGAAATCTCCGGGACCAACACGATCGCGCGGCCGCCTTCGCGCACCACCCGCTTGATCGCCTCCACGTAGATATACGTCTTTCCGCTCCCGGTGACGCCGTGAACGAGCGCTTCGTGATACGTGCGCGCGTCGAGCCACGCATCGATGCGCGCGAGGGCCGCGCGTTGTTCCGCGGTTGGCGGAAACGGCGCGGGCCCCGCAACGGCTGCGGAGCGCGTGCGGCGCGGTTCAACGGTTGCTTCCACGAGCGCCCCGGCCTTTACGGCTCGCGCGATGACCGCAGGCGAAAACCCCGCGAGCAGCGCATCCGCTCGCGGTACGCCGGGCTGTTCGCGCACGAACGCGACCAATGCCTCGGCCTTCTTCCCCGAGATCGGCGTCGCCCCGGGGTGCAACACGCGAACCCGATATGCCTGCGTACGAGGTTCTACAAAATGCCGCTCGCGGGTTAACGCGCCCCCACGCACCAAGGTCTGTATGTGGCGCATGAGCGCCACTCGGTCGCCGGCGCGCCGCGCCTCGGGATGACGCAGCAGCGCTCCCGGCGAGCATCCATCGGGCAGCGTCTCCCACAGTAACGCGATGAGCCGATCGGGGACGGAGGGGTAGCGCTCGCGCGGCGGCCGTTCCGCCGAGCGTCGCAGCGCCTCATCCGTGCGCGGCAGCGCTCCATTGAGCACGACGGCGCCGAGGGCTTCGCCCAGCGTACACAGATAGTATTCTGCGATAAAGCGCGCCATGTGCAGCCCGGCATCATCGAAGGCGCGCGGCACGTCGAGCCGTTCGAGCAACGGCTTGACGCGAGGATCCGCATCGGCTTCGCGCTCGGGCGCGACGATGAAGGCGAGCACTTCGCGGCCGCCGAGGGGAACGCGCACGACGTCGCCCACCTGCACCTGGAAGCCGCCCGTTTCGTAGGTGAGCGGAAGATCGAACCGCGACGAGCGGATCGCGGGGAGCGCTTCAACGACGCGAATGGCTAACCAAGGGCCTCGGGAGCCGTCGTCATCAGCGCGAGAACGTCGCGCACGATGCGGTCGGGAGCTTCAACGCCCCATTCCACATCGCCGATCGCGCGCGGCACCACGAAGCGCAGCTTCCCGCCGCGCTTCTTTTTATCGCTCTGCATCGCGTCGAAAACGCGCGCCGGTGAGACGGTAGTCTGCAACGGCATACCCAAGAGCGCGAGCGTCGCGAGCACGCGTAGATGCTCTTCTTCCGAAAAGCGGCCCGTGCGCAGGGCCAGCAATCCGGCCGCGCGCAACCCCAGCGCAACGCCGGCGCCGTGCGCGATGCGATACTCGCTCGCCTTTTCCAGCCCGTGCGCGAAGGTATGCCCGAGGTTGAGCAATTCGCGGATCCCGGCTTCGTGCTTGTCGTCGACGACGATCATCGTCTTCACCTTGATCGCTTCGCCGATGAGATCGAGCCACGGCCACCGCCAAAACGGATGCGGCGAGAGCGTCTCGAGCGCTTCGAACAAGTCGTTGCCTTCGATAATCGCGGCTTTGACGATTTCGGCGAGGCCTTCGCGCAGCTGCCGATACGGGAGCGTCTGCAACGCGTCGACGTGGCCGAACACGGCCACCGGGTCGCGAAAGACGCCCGCAAGATTTTTGCCGCTGGGCAGATCGACGCCGGTTTTGCCGCCGATCGATGCATCCGCCATCGCGACCAGCGTCGTCGCGACGTGCGCGTATTCGACGCCGCGCATATACAGCGCGGCGGCACAGCCGAAAAGATCGCTCGCGACGCCGCCGCCCACTCCCAGTACGAGCGTCTGCCGATCTGCGCCCGCCGTAACCATCGCCTCCAGCACGCCCTCGAGCGTCGATAAACGCTTGCGCTGCTCCCCGAGCGCGAAGGGGAACACGCCCAGCGAGCCCGGGACCAATCGCGCGATGCTGCGCGCAATCCGGACGACGTCGGGGTGCGCGTCGCATACCACGATCCACGGAGTGGAACGCGCGCGGAGCCATTCTGCGACGGCGGGGCGAACGTCGTCGTCGACCACGATGGGGTATCCCAAATCGCGGTTGACGACGCGCTCGCCGGCTACATTTCGATCTTCTTCTTGTGCATCCACTCGACGATCGCGTCTACCACTTGCGTGGTCGTCATGTCATCCGCCTCGATGACGAGGTCCGCATGCGCGTACGTAGGCATGCGCTTAAGGTACAAATCTTTGATCTTTGAGAGCGCCGGCGTCGGCCCGAGCAACGGGCGCACGCGCTTGCTGTGGTGCAGCCGGTCGAGCACTTGCTCTGGTGAGATCTTGATAAAGATGCGATGCGTGCGCTTCTTCACCAGCTTCTGCGTGGGTTCGTACGTTACCGCGCCGCCGCCCAATGCGATAACGCCCGGCTCGCCTTCTTCCACGACGTGCGAAATCGCATCGAATTCGTAGCGGCGAAACGCCGATTCGCCTTCATTGTAAAAAATATCCGAAATCTGGCCGTGGTCCTCCACGATCAAATCATCCGTATCGTAGAACGCGCATTGTAATTTGCGCGCGAGTTTTTTGCCGATCGTGGATTTTCCACTGGCCATAAAGCCTACCAAGGCCAAGTGTCGCCTCATACGCCCTCCTTGCGAGCGAATAGTGCGGCCGCTACGTCGTTCGAGCGCCGCAGATTATCGAGCGTTTCGTCGATCGAATCGCCGCCGTACTTCTCCAGCAGCGGTGCCACCAGCGCCAGGCGCGCCATCGCTTCGCCGACGATGGAGGCGGCAGGCACCACGCAGACGTCGCTGCGCACGATCGTCGCGGCGGCTTGCGTGCCTTCGTGCAAATTCACCGACGGAAGCGCTTTCATCAACGTGGGAATCGGCTTGACGGACACGCGCAGCACGATCGTTTGCCCGTTGCTCATGCCGCCCTCGATGCCTCCGGCACGATTGCTCGCCCGCACCACATCGCCGCCTTCCATCGCGAAATGATCGTGCGCCTCCGAGCCCGGGCGCGATGCGACGTCGGCGCCCAGGCCGACTTCTACCGCCTTTACCGTTTGCATCGCCATCAATGCGCCCGCCAGCACGCCGTCCAGGCGCGTATCGGGCTGCCGGTTGCTGCCGATGCCGACCGGAATGCCTTCGATCCGCACGACGAACTGGCCGCCCAGCGTATCGCCCGCAGCTTTGGCGCGATCGATCGCCTCGATCATGCGCGATTCGGTGCGCGGATCGGGGCAGCGTACCTCGCTGCGCTCGACGTCTTCTTCCGTGTAGCCCTCGAGCGGAGGAGCTTCCACGTCGCCGATGCGGTGAACGTAACTGGACGTGCGGATGCCCAAGGCTTCCAAAAATTGCGCGCAAATGGCGCCGAGACAGACGCGCATCGCGGTTTCACGCGCGCTCGCGCGCTCCAGTACGTTGCGCAGATCGCGATGACGGTATTTGAGCGCTCCCGCGTAATCGGCGTGGCCGGGGCGCGGATTCGTCAACTCTTTGCCGGCCCCGGTGATGGGATCCATCAAGGCACGGACGTTTTCGAAATCGCGATTGCGAACCAGGACCGCGATGGGCGAACCCAGCGTGCGGCTGCCGCGAACGCCGGCCAGAAACTCGACCTCGTCGCGCTCGATCTTCATGCGGCCGCCGCGGCCGTAACCGCCCTGCCGGCGCGCTAGGGTTTGATTGATGCGCTCGACATCGAGCGCGAGATTCGCGGGAAGCCCATCGAGGATGCCGACGAGCGCGGGCCCATGCGACTCCCCGGCAGTAAGGTACCGAAACACCCCTCCAGCTTTAGGGACGAGGGACGACGCTGCCTGCCCTTAGCGAGCAGCCGGTGCCGGCGGCATCGTCCACGTGGTTCCGTCCGCGAAATGCGCGGAGAGGACCGCGCACTGCGTCGGACCCTTGCCGCCGGGACGCGCGGACGCCTGGACGCTCTTACCGTGATCGCGCAGCGTGTGCGTTACCGTCACGCCGGGAGCGTACGAACCGACGTCGGCGATAACGTAGCGCGACGCATCGAAATCGATCTGAAAGACGACCCGGCTCGCCGCTACCTTAGCGTGATTCGTAAACGTCACGTTGAAAAAATTGTAGCCGTGGCCGATATCGAGCGTGAGGTTTCCAAGGCCGTATCCGCTACGCAGCATTTTCCTCGAGCACGAGTCTATGGCGATCGGTCCGGATGGAACGCTCGCACTCGGACCCGGGGCGGGCGTTTGCGCCGGAGTGGGACGGGCGTTCGACAAGGCTAACGCCGAGAGCGCGATCGCGGCAACTGCAGCGTACATTCGGGCGCGCGAAGGACGAACGGCTGAAATCATCTCTCTGAGAAAAGCAGAAAGCGGCCGAGCCGTCAATCGGCCGATCGGTTCTTCTAACGCTGTGGAACCGGTCCGTCGGGGAAAATGACATGCGGGGTGATCAGAAACACGATTTCGTCCCGTTCGTGTCGAGCCTGTTTGTTTTTGAAGAACGCGCCGAGAATCGGAATGCTCGATAGGCCCGGTACCCGCGCGATCGTTTGGCTGCTGACATCGCGCATAAGGCCGCCCAGAACGATCGTCTGATCGTTCGCGACACGTAGCGTGGAATCGATCTTGCGATTCGCGATGATCGGGTAGCCGGAACCGGTAAACCCGAGCAATTCGCTATACTCCGGATGCAGTTCCGCCGTAACCATTCCGTCGGGTCCGATGGTAGGCGTCAGCCGTAATTTTACGCCGATATCCACAAATTGCACGTTTTGTCCACCGAGTACCGAGGTATTAAAGACGATGGGGTACGTCTGACCGATGAGGAGATCGGCCTCCTTATTATTGAGCGTAACCAATCGAGGCGTTGCGAGAATTTGCGCTCGGCCTTCGGTAATGAGCGCGTTGAGCGTCACGTTGATCGGAATCGAGCCGCCCCGGAACGCGTAGGTCGTGCTTCCCGGCGACGGCTGGCCGTCCAGCGTTTCCCCGCCGAACTCTAGGCCGAAATTGCTTTGATCGTTGCGGGGCGTGACGTCCGCAACTTTCACTTCAAAGAGGACTTGCGGGCTCGCGACGTCGACACTTTTGATGAAGCTGCCGGCGGCCCGCGCAATGCGATCCCCGCCGCTCACAAGAACCGCGTTTTGATGCGGATCGGCAATATAGATTCCGGCCGGTTCGATGCGCTTGAGCTCTTTCACCACCTCATCCGGCTTGACGAAACGCAGGAGGAACCGATGCGTGACGTTGGCTGAGCCCAGAAGCCGGCGATTGACGACGTCGAGGGACCTCACTAGCAAGCGGGTTCTCTGAAGCGTTGCGGCATCGCCCGTTACCACGAGCGACGACGTTCGCTCGTCGGCGACGATGACGGTTCCCGCCGGCAGCGCCCCTTCAAGCTCTTTTGAAAGTTCACCGGCTCGCGCGTGCCGTAACGCGAATAATTGCGTTCGAGCAGCGCGATTCGGAGCAGACTCGGCGTTACGTAAATTCATCGCCGACGAGGATCCGACGACGAGGACGCCGCGATCCCGATACGCCTCTAAACCGTGCGCCGACAGAACAACGTCGAGTGCTGCTTCGAAAGGAACTCTCTGCAATCGCAGGGTGATCTTCTGCTTCTGTACCGAGGCATCGACGACCACATTGACGTGGCCCTCGGCCGCCAATAACGCGATGACATCCGAGAGTTCCGCATCTTGCACGTTGATCGAAATGAGGGGCTCTGCCCCCATACTACTCTGCGACGATGCAAGGAGCAGCAGCGCGATGGCGCAGGCAGCAGCTACCCGAATCATCGCTGCGGCGCGTTGCCGAGATTGAGCCGGATGTCGTCTTCGAGCAGCACGCCGCTCGCATCGATTTCGACAATCTTGGAACCCATCAAGGCATCGCCTACCTTCAACATGACCGTCCCGCTGCTGGTATCGACGATCGCACGCGGCTCCGCTCCCAGAGCGACCGCGCGCACCACGCTGCTCGACGTCGCCATGCTCTCCAGGGCCATTGCCCGCGGGCTCGCAACGAAGGGGTCCCGCAGCGCCATGGGAAGAGCCGCCGCGGAGTCCGTCGGTAACGTTAGCGAAAAGCCCGGCGACGATGGCTGCGCGATCTCCGCCGGACCGACCGATGATGAGACCGAAGCAAAGGGAATCAGGCACAGCGTACTCGCGCATAGCAGCGCTGCTAGCTGGAGCAACGTCGCGCGGTGGCTATCGGACAACGGCGGCAGCATCTTCGGGCTACTCCTCTTGCTTTACGTCAAGGATGCGATCGATCGAAACGTCGATCGTGCCTCGAACTAATGGACGTTCCTCCGACGATCCCGAGAGCGCTTCGAGACGAACGGTATGGACGTCAACGAGCACCTCGCGGCGCGATAAATCGCGTACGAACGTACTGATGGGAATAAAACGGCCGATGACGTCGAGCGTTATCGGAACGCTCTCAATCGCGTGTTTCTTGCGGGGATTCGAACCCTGGACGATTGCGTGAACGAGCACCTGGTGTTCCGCCGCCTCTCTGGCGATGAGCTGCAAGCTGGCTTCCAATGTCGAACTCGCGTTGGCGCGGCCGATGAGGTGGGCCAGGTCGGCCCGCACGCGGCTGCGTGCGTTTTCGATCGCGGCGCTACGGGCTAGAACCCGCTGGTTTAACGCCGCTTGTTCGTAGGCGGCCTGCGCGAGCATAAGGGTGGCGCGCAGTTGCAGTTGTCTCGGCGCGATCCCCAGCACGTAGCCGCCAACGCCGAGCGTGACGACAAGCGACCAGGAGATCCATCGAGCCGGTATTCGTAGACGAGCGGCGAGCGCTTTCATTTGGATCGATCCGCGAGCGTCATCTGGAACGACATGAGATCAGGCATCGCCTTGATGTCGAGGGAGCGAGCCTCCGCCAATTGCGGTGAAGCGACCGTTGAGGCCGACATCATTTCACGAACGGCATCACCGATCGACGTCAGGCCTTCTGCACGACCGACGAGGACCTCGCCTTTGTCGCTGTCTGCGATCGATCGTAGCCAGACGCTCGCTGGAAGATGGTTCGCAATATCGAGCACTCGCGCCGCTTCCGCGGCGCCCGAGCCGCGAATGCGGTGAATTCGGGCGTCCAACGCCAGCAGCCGTTCGACGCGCGACGTGTCGATCTTCAGTTGCTGCAGGCGGCTTGCGGTGACGCGTTCCATGCGCTCGGCCGCCAGTTGCTGCGCGCGCCCTAGCGAGCAGCGGTAATTCAGCATCGCTCCAATCGATAATTCCACGACTACTACGAGCAGGAGTACCAACGACGGGACCCGCATTTCCGGCGCCGAGGCGATTCGGCGTAACTTCGCGATCGCCCCGATCTCGGGGTCGTGAAGGTAATCGAATCGCATCACGCCGCGCTCCATAACGCTAAGCCGACAGCGAGCCCCCAGTCGGGCGCGGCGACCTCCAAGACGTCATCCGGGTATGCATCGCCTCGAAGTGTCTCCGGAACGGGCATCCCCACGGTGCAGCCGATCGCCGCCCCAATACCGGCCGCCAATCCTGCCAGACGCGATCCGTTTCCGGTAAGCGCCACCGATGACAGGGGCGAGTGCCCGCGCAATCGTTCGAACGTGCCGGCGAGAAGCATGAGGAATCGATCGCGCTCCGTAACGCCGGCGCCGGCCAATCCGACGATCCGCTTGCGCGCCTCCGCCGCATGCTCGTCGATACCTAGATCCGCGGCGATGCCCCGCGTTACATGAGCGCCGCCCACCGGGATGGAAAAGGCGCATTGCCCCTCTACGACCCGGAGGTGCACTCTGGTGCGCTCGCATCCGATGTCGATCACCGCATCCGCTTGGGCTGCAACGCGATGCAAAGCAAAGG contains:
- the rpsT gene encoding 30S ribosomal protein S20; translation: MPNIKAAEKWVRQSEKRTTRNKDVKTRLKTFFKKAVSTQDAEIALSVESQLDKAAKSGIIHPNKAARKKSRLAAAMKRAASAPEKTMKAKSPSKAKNTKKSGKK
- a CDS encoding threonine/serine exporter family protein, translating into MIDEPTSQPGIAAIADDPKAVFIATMARELHLAGIATDALESTLMNIAASIDLPVQIFALPTNITIAVGPRWNQKVVMMRLEPSSVNLRKISLLNLIYDDLRLGKIDYRQASRLLGEIDTRWPGISPLWEIPALALVAIGVAILLGGGVSELFVAGLIGLVTGIISAFAKNNAVIARLFEVIAAFAGTLIVGLTSHFIGPTNVYIAIVAGVVVLLPGYSLTLALHELANGDLVAGVARLGKVLSTLLALGCGALLGFAILGPHLLQSGDIHTHPVPSRFWILAAVLMSVGLSIDLDARLRDFVWVFAASFMALLTSHLLADTAVHQISAFASAFICGLVANLGARFLRIPQSVMLVPALLVLVPGSLSYKSVLFAFQQNIDAALILGANAAVAAVQLVAGLLLSQLVFPSSPLRLQGKSGLSR
- the priA gene encoding primosomal protein N'; translated protein: MRVVEALPAIRSSRFDLPLTYETGGFQVQVGDVVRVPLGGREVLAFIVAPEREADADPRVKPLLERLDVPRAFDDAGLHMARFIAEYYLCTLGEALGAVVLNGALPRTDEALRRSAERPPRERYPSVPDRLIALLWETLPDGCSPGALLRHPEARRAGDRVALMRHIQTLVRGGALTRERHFVEPRTQAYRVRVLHPGATPISGKKAEALVAFVREQPGVPRADALLAGFSPAVIARAVKAGALVEATVEPRRTRSAAVAGPAPFPPTAEQRAALARIDAWLDARTYHEALVHGVTGSGKTYIYVEAIKRVVREGGRAIVLVPEISLTPQTARRFEVAFGERVAVLHSALSERERFEAWQACMRGEIDVVVGARSAVFAPLRDVRLLVVDESHETSYKQDTSPRYHAVAVARERMRREGGILLLGSATPSLESYAAATAGRIELIVLRERATAQAMPAVRIVDLGAEFEAGNRRVFSGPLVQALADRIERKQKSVLFVNRRGSASFVLCRSCGKVPECPRCSVSLTAHRSESLLRCHYCDFQTAFPQMCPACGLPTIKEFGIGTERVAEEIARLFPHAHVLRMDSDTTTRVGDHARILSEFEASGDVLVGTQMVAKGLDFPTVTLVGVVAADTGLHIADFRASERTFGLIAQVCGRSGRSAPGEAIVQTYAPNHPAIVLAAQHDYDTFAARELRERRLLGYPPAKRLVYLGIIGRSRTDAWQVATELASLLAERVAGEVLGPAPYAIARLNNEWRFRIALKTAEPAKTRRALREHVLPFARRERRARIAINVEP
- a CDS encoding 3-dehydroquinate synthase family protein; protein product: MDAQEEDRNVAGERVVNRDLGYPIVVDDDVRPAVAEWLRARSTPWIVVCDAHPDVVRIARSIARLVPGSLGVFPFALGEQRKRLSTLEGVLEAMVTAGADRQTLVLGVGGGVASDLFGCAAALYMRGVEYAHVATTLVAMADASIGGKTGVDLPSGKNLAGVFRDPVAVFGHVDALQTLPYRQLREGLAEIVKAAIIEGNDLFEALETLSPHPFWRWPWLDLIGEAIKVKTMIVVDDKHEAGIRELLNLGHTFAHGLEKASEYRIAHGAGVALGLRAAGLLALRTGRFSEEEHLRVLATLALLGMPLQTTVSPARVFDAMQSDKKKRGGKLRFVVPRAIGDVEWGVEAPDRIVRDVLALMTTAPEALG
- a CDS encoding shikimate kinase, which encodes MRRHLALVGFMASGKSTIGKKLARKLQCAFYDTDDLIVEDHGQISDIFYNEGESAFRRYEFDAISHVVEEGEPGVIALGGGAVTYEPTQKLVKKRTHRIFIKISPEQVLDRLHHSKRVRPLLGPTPALSKIKDLYLKRMPTYAHADLVIEADDMTTTQVVDAIVEWMHKKKIEM
- the aroC gene encoding chorismate synthase; this encodes MFRYLTAGESHGPALVGILDGLPANLALDVERINQTLARRQGGYGRGGRMKIERDEVEFLAGVRGSRTLGSPIAVLVRNRDFENVRALMDPITGAGKELTNPRPGHADYAGALKYRHRDLRNVLERASARETAMRVCLGAICAQFLEALGIRTSSYVHRIGDVEAPPLEGYTEEDVERSEVRCPDPRTESRMIEAIDRAKAAGDTLGGQFVVRIEGIPVGIGSNRQPDTRLDGVLAGALMAMQTVKAVEVGLGADVASRPGSEAHDHFAMEGGDVVRASNRAGGIEGGMSNGQTIVLRVSVKPIPTLMKALPSVNLHEGTQAAATIVRSDVCVVPAASIVGEAMARLALVAPLLEKYGGDSIDETLDNLRRSNDVAAALFARKEGV
- a CDS encoding secretin N-terminal domain-containing protein codes for the protein MIRVAAACAIALLLLASSQSSMGAEPLISINVQDAELSDVIALLAAEGHVNVVVDASVQKQKITLRLQRVPFEAALDVVLSAHGLEAYRDRGVLVVGSSSAMNLRNAESAPNRAARTQLFALRHARAGELSKELEGALPAGTVIVADERTSSLVVTGDAATLQRTRLLVRSLDVVNRRLLGSANVTHRFLLRFVKPDEVVKELKRIEPAGIYIADPHQNAVLVSGGDRIARAAGSFIKSVDVASPQVLFEVKVADVTPRNDQSNFGLEFGGETLDGQPSPGSTTYAFRGGSIPINVTLNALITEGRAQILATPRLVTLNNKEADLLIGQTYPIVFNTSVLGGQNVQFVDIGVKLRLTPTIGPDGMVTAELHPEYSELLGFTGSGYPIIANRKIDSTLRVANDQTIVLGGLMRDVSSQTIARVPGLSSIPILGAFFKNKQARHERDEIVFLITPHVIFPDGPVPQR
- the pilO gene encoding type 4a pilus biogenesis protein PilO, which codes for MKALAARLRIPARWISWSLVVTLGVGGYVLGIAPRQLQLRATLMLAQAAYEQAALNQRVLARSAAIENARSRVRADLAHLIGRANASSTLEASLQLIAREAAEHQVLVHAIVQGSNPRKKHAIESVPITLDVIGRFIPISTFVRDLSRREVLVDVHTVRLEALSGSSEERPLVRGTIDVSIDRILDVKQEE